A part of Primulina eburnea isolate SZY01 chromosome 10, ASM2296580v1, whole genome shotgun sequence genomic DNA contains:
- the LOC140803653 gene encoding histidine kinase CKI1-like, giving the protein MKPTSCIVLRPVSCLFFLMFVVLSLAGLLIPLWINRVKRIENEVNLIVYNINQELLSGIQRTSTLFSPINASAINLVHFLSSFLVENELRSFSHIQSKVAHTLFLTLSTLPYVSEVAYIGLDGLFFGYYVKGGRPFALYSNSTFSSTQNAPKEFTWYTQPANATGELYGEAIVFPPSDVINTIWFRSALNNSNVYASVETDWADSQDLMLLVNAGMDRTGAITFGYSMRSLIDFFTAGVCFYNGSLILATKDGIMLTEGIPNTRMILIDDRASFDLLGPDGDRVGAVGNITCHSDKGTLTGSVLSILGRKYVISCSSVEIAGLQLVYALAIPHSRLSAFIHNNIMSAFILLLIFIGCMIITICTFVYLIVVAARREMNLCGALIKQMEATQQAERKSMNKSLAFASASHDIRASLAGITGLIEMSQNIVPKRDPSGPELHTNLLQMEACSKDLLGILNAILDTTKIDAGKMQLEEEEFDIDQLLEDIVDLFHPVGMRKGVDIILDPYDGSIMKSSRVRGDRVKLKQILCNLLSNAVKFTSEGHVVVRAWARKSSLETDILASNKRSVRCLPWLFFHVDRAYSESEVVKNIQLDPNCMEFIFEVNDTGKGIPKEQQKSVFENYVQLKETSFGTEGTGLGLGIVQSLVRLMGGEIEIVDKEVGEKGTCFRVNTFFSICSTGISANAREADVEAHGGYVSSDSFRHSGSIVRTQSPKSEVSQVILLLQSAKRSGILQNYMERQGIKVHTVKQYHQLSPTLKKIKRKLRLSQYSSSAKSDVHSRSDGHTSCASSTKSLKQVPLSTLDGTDNAVHFHSKPCTTGSLFSFVVIVIETSAGPFREITRAIAEFRRDLNNGCCSRVVWLDKPGSESSNFRGIGEHALPQSDVVMSKPFHGSRLYQTIGLLPELRGMPLPRKGETTQNFENIDSLGVAGTSGNTMNITKKGVKELSFADDVGIRKVVEIEEQEIGKIKPLSGKKILVADDDPVGLRIATSMALQLGAVTSSCRNGEEALELVCKTLRDETITGTSKNLKPFDCILMDCEMPVMNGIEATRRIRQEEGFHGVRIPIVALTAHVWGEEIDTMIEAGVDELLTKPLNKENFMKTVSKFIF; this is encoded by the exons ATGAAGCCGACCTCATGCATAGTGTTGAGGCCAGTTTCTTGTCTTTTTTTCCTG ATGTTTGTTGTGCTATCTCTAGCTGGCTTGTTGATCCCCTTGTGGATTAATCGCGTTAAAAGGATCGAAAATGAAGTGAATTTGATTGTTTACAACATCAATCAAGAATTGTTATCTGGGATTCAGAGAACTAGTACATTATTTTCTCCGATTAATGCATCCGCCATTAATTTAGTACACTTCTTGAGTTCATTCTTGGTTGAAAACGAACTTCGATCTTTCTCCCATATCCAATCTAAG GTGGCTCATACATTATTTCTAACTCTATCAACACTACCATACGTTTCTGAAGTAGCATACATTGGATTGGATGGCTTATTCTTTGGCTACTATGTGAAAGGTGGCCGGCCCTTTGCATTGTACTCGAATTCTACGTTTTCTTCGACTCAAAATGCCCCAAAAGAGTTCACTTGGTACACACAGCCAGCAAATGCCACGGGGGAACTATACGGTGAAGCCATTGTGTTTCCTCCATCTGATGTAATTAACACAATCTGGTTTCGAAGTGCATTAAACAATTCAAATGTTTATGCCTCAGTAGAGACTGACTGGGCTGATTCTCAAGATTTGATGCTGCTTGTTAATGCTGGTATGGATCGGACAGGTGCCATCACATTTGGGTATTCGATGAGATCGTTGATTGATTTCTTCACGGCGGGGGTTTGCTTTTACAATGGAAGCTTGATTTTAGCCACAAAAGATGGGATTATGCTCACTGAGGGAATTCCGAACACTCGAATGATCTTGATTGATGATCGAGCCTCGTTTGACCTGTTAGGCCCTGATGGTGATCGAGTAGGTGCAGTTGGAAATATAACATGCCACTCTGATAAAGGGACATTGACAGGCTCTGTATTAAGCATTTTGGGTAGGAAATACGTGATAAGTTGTTCATCAGTTGAAATTGCTGGACTCCAATTG gttTATGCTTTGGCTATACCACATAGTCGGTTGTCAGCCTTCATTCATAATAACATCATGTCGGCATTTATACTTCTGTTGATATTCATCGGTTGTATGATAATTACCATATGCACTTTTGTGTATTTGATCGTTGTAGCGGCAAGAAGAGAAATGAATCTCTGTGGTGCATTGATAAAACAAATGGAAGCAACTCAACAGGCAGAAAGAAAGAGTATGAACAAAAGTCTAGCTTTTGCTAGTGCGAGCCACGATATTCGTGCTTCCTTAGCAGGCATCACAGGATTGATtgaaatgtcccaaaacatagtCCCTAAACGAGATCCTTCAGGACCAGAGTTGCATACAAATTTACTTCAGATGGAAGCTTGTAGCAAAGATCTTCTAG GTATCTTAAACGCGATCCTTGATACGACAAAGATAGATGCCGGTAAAATGCAACTCGAGGAGGAGGAATTTGACATAGACCAGTTACTAGAAGATATAGTTGATTTGTTTCATCCTGTTGGTATGAGGAAAGGGGTGGACATAATCTTGGATCCTTATGATGGTTCTATCATGAAATCCTCCCGTGTGAGAGGGGACCGAGTGAAGCTAAAGCAGATTTTATGCAACTTACTGAGTAATGCAGTAAAGTTTACTTCAGAAGGGCATGTGGTGGTTCGAGCTTGGGCAAGAAAATCGAGTCTTGAAACTGACATTCTTGCTTCTAACAAACGCTCGGTGAGATGCTTACCGTGGTTGTTTTTCCATGTTGATAGAGCGTATAGCGAGTCAGAAGTTGTGAAAAATATTCAGCTGGATCCCAATTGCATGGAATTTATATTCGAGGTGAATGACACAGGAAAAGGGATTCCAAAAGAGCAACAAAAATCTGTATTTGAAAACTACGTTCAACTCAAAGAGACATCATTTGGGACGGAAGGCACCGGTTTAGGACTCGGCATTGTTCAATCCCTG GTTCGTTTAATGGGCGGAGAGATAGAAATTGTGGATAAAGAAGTTGGCGAGAAGGGGACTTGCTTCAGAGTTAACACATTCTTCAGCATATGCAGTACAGGTATTTCAGCCAATGCGAGAGAAGCAGACGTCGAGGCTCATGGTGGTTACGTTTCAAGTGATTCTTTTCGACATTCGGGATCCATCGTCCGGACACAAAGCCCGAAATCCGAAGTATCCCAAGTCATACTCTTGCTCCAGAGTGCTAAAAGAAGTGGAATTTTGCAGAATTACATGGAGAGACAAGGCATAAAGGTGCATACCGTGAAGCAATATCACCAACTTTCTCCAACTCTAAAGAAAATCAAGCGAAAGCTTAGACTCTCACAATACAGCTCTTCCGCTAAATCTGACGTACATTCAAGAAGCGACGGCCACACGTCTTGTGCATCCAGTACAAAATCATTAAAGCAAGTGCCACTCAGTACTTTGGATGGCACCGACAATGCTGTACACTTTCACAGTAAGCCTTGTACGACGGGTAGTTTGTTTAGCTTCGTTGTGATAGTGATTGAAACTAGTGCAGGACCTTTTCGAGAGATCACCAGAGCTATAGCTGAATTCAGAAGGGATTTAAACAATGGTTGTTGCAGTAGGGTCGTTTGGCTCGACAAACCGGGATCAGAAAGCTCAAATTTCCGGGGCATTGGCGAGCATGCTCTGCCTCAATCTGATGTAGTCATGTCCAAGCCTTTCCATGGATCTCGTTTGTACCAAACCATCGGTCTTCTACCTGAACTTCGTGGCATGCCGCTTCCTAGAAAAGGGGAAACAACTCAGAACTTTGAAAATATCGATTCTCTCGGAGTGGCCGGCACATCTGGGAACACTATGAACATTACCAAGAAGGGTGTGAAAGAACTATCTTTCGCAGATGATGTCGGAATTCGAAAGGTCGTGGAAATCGAAGAGCAAGAGATAGGCAAAATTAAACCTCTGAGTGGGAAGAAAATCTTGGTGGCAGACGATGACCCTGTGGGACTTAGGATAGCTACATCAATGGCTTTACAGCTTGGTGCAGTGACTTCTTCATGTAGAAATGGAGAAGAAGCTTTGGAGCTAGTTTGCAAAACTCTCAGGGATGAAACAATTACCGGAACTTCTAAGAATTTAAAACCTTTTGATTGTATACTAATGGATTGCGAG ATGCCCGTAATGAATGGGATTGAAGCAACAAGGAGAATACGACAAGAAGAGGGATTTCACGGCGTTCGTATCCCTATTGTTGCATTAACAGCTCACGTCTGGGGAGAAGAGATAGATACGATGATTGAGGCTGGAGTAGATGAGCTTTTAACCAAGCCACTCAACAAGGAAAATTTTATGAAAACTGTATCAAAGTTCATCTTTTGA
- the LOC140842325 gene encoding calvin cycle protein CP12-1, chloroplastic-like, with product MAAAIVGVSFTSPKVFAQLSSSSKAENSGKFSFINSPWRRCNTGFGHGRMLSIQTVAVVPDKLSDKVEQSIKNAKETCSDDPVGGECAAAWDEVEELSAAASHARDRSKENSDPLENFCKDNPETEECRTYDN from the coding sequence ATGGCAGCTGCTATTGTTGGAGTCAGCTTCACATCCCCAAAAGTCTTTGCTCAGTTATCTAGCTCCTCAAAAGCCGAGAATTCTGGAAAGTTCTCATTCATAAACTCACCATGGAGGAGGTGCAACACCGGCTTTGGACATGGTAGGATGTTGTCTATCCAAACCGTGGCGGTGGTGCCTGATAAGCTGTCGGATAAAGTGGAACAGAGCATCAAGAACGCGAAGGAAACCTGCTCCGACGATCCAGTTGGTGGGGAGTGCGCAGCGGCATGGGACGAGGTGGAGGAGCTGAGCGCGGCGGCAAGCCATGCAAGGGACAGGAGTAAGGAGAACTCCGATCCGTTGGAGAATTTCTGCAAGGACAATCCGGAGACTGAGGAATGCCGCACTTACGATAACTGA
- the LOC140842324 gene encoding bZIP transcription factor 53-like, which yields MASKQQPTSSGSDPEERKRKRKISNRESARRSRMKKQQHLDELLAQERQTKEENKKLTQMIDDASQLYLNFASDNNVLRAQVAELTDRLRSLNSVIHIASEVSGLAFDVQDIPDTFLEPWQLPYPVQPIPADMFKY from the coding sequence ATGGCTTCAAAACAACAGCCTACTAGCTCAGGTTCAGACCCTGAAGAAAGGAAAAGGAAGCGTAAGATATCAAACCGTGAATCTGCCCGTAGGTCTCGTATGAAGAAGCAGCAACACTTGGATGAGCTGCTTGCTCAAGAAAGGCAGACGAAAGAGGAGAACAAGAAACTAACTCAGATGATCGATGACGCCTCACAGCTCTACCTTAACTTTGCTTCAGATAATAATGTGCTCAGGGCTCAGGTTGCAGAGCTGACTGACCGCCTCAGATCGCTCAATTCTGTCATTCACATCGCATCTGAGGTTAGCGGTCTGGCATTCGATGTTCAGGATATACCTGACACGTTTCTGGAGCCTTGGCAGCTTCCTTACCCGGTTCAACCCATCCCAGCTGATATGTTCAAGTACTAA